One genomic window of Halococcus sediminicola includes the following:
- a CDS encoding DUF7575 domain-containing protein, with the protein MVQTRSRKRPWLAALLSAIAPAFGHLYLRRWLRALGWIGATMLSTLFVPDATLDALVSGHPFAWLDAAPLLAVSLLSVLDAYRLAVVNNYLLRLRSAGEAMTVCPDCGRPVEGELEFCQWCGTTLDRVNTDEPAHHDFQ; encoded by the coding sequence ATGGTGCAGACTCGTTCACGGAAACGACCGTGGCTCGCGGCGCTGCTGTCGGCCATCGCGCCCGCGTTCGGCCATCTCTACCTCCGGCGGTGGCTCCGCGCGCTCGGCTGGATCGGGGCCACGATGCTCTCGACGCTGTTCGTGCCGGACGCGACGCTTGACGCGCTCGTCTCGGGACACCCGTTTGCCTGGCTCGACGCCGCGCCGCTGCTCGCCGTCTCGCTGCTCAGCGTGCTCGACGCCTACCGACTCGCCGTCGTCAACAACTACCTCCTCCGGCTCCGGAGTGCGGGCGAGGCGATGACCGTCTGTCCCGACTGCGGTCGGCCGGTCGAAGGGGAGTTGGAGTTCTGCCAGTGGTGCGGGACGACCCTCGACCGGGTGAACACCGATGAACCCGCCCATCACGATTTCCAGTAA
- the pepF gene encoding oligoendopeptidase F, which yields MSSVPERSDIDTEYTWDLSNLYATDEDWEAAYEAVEEGIADLEAYEGRATADGETLLETLETREELFRKLSNVVSYARMRRDEDTTDQQYQALTARSQSLAADASSAASFIDPALQECTREELDAMTEEEPALETYDHYFDDVLRMKPHTRSAEIEALLADLGEVTGAASEVYGMLTNADMEFPTVEDPDGEAVEISLSNFTKLQKRPDRAFRREVYEQFYDEWEEVRNAVGAAHRNSVKADVKLADARDYDTAREAGLDGANIPVEVYDTLVDTVRGNLDVLNRHADLKRERLGVEELRMWDLYMPMVDSESPDVSYEDAKEHVTAAVAPLGEEYQEQLAEGLDSRWVDVYENRGKQSGAYSGGTYDSQPYILMNYQDDIASMYTLAHELGHSLHSELASEAQPYVYGDYEIFVAEIASTVNEALLTQHLLDTVEDESFRRHVLNEYLERFRATLVRQTMFAEFEMETHDLAEEGEALTPDRLDDIYGGLKSDYYRDAAVDDRIAREWMRIPHFYRPFYVYQYATGISAAVALAERIRAEGEDAAKPYREFLASGSHGYPIELLREAGVDMTDAGPIEAAFGAYDDALTEFDELA from the coding sequence ATGAGTTCGGTTCCCGAACGCAGCGACATCGACACCGAGTACACGTGGGACCTGTCGAACCTCTACGCCACCGACGAGGACTGGGAGGCGGCCTACGAGGCCGTCGAGGAGGGTATCGCGGACCTCGAAGCCTACGAGGGACGGGCGACCGCGGACGGTGAGACCCTGCTCGAAACGCTCGAAACGCGCGAGGAGCTGTTCAGGAAGCTCTCGAACGTGGTCTCGTACGCGCGGATGCGCCGCGACGAGGACACCACCGACCAGCAGTATCAGGCGCTCACAGCGCGCTCACAGTCGCTGGCGGCCGACGCATCGAGCGCGGCGAGCTTCATCGACCCCGCGCTCCAAGAGTGCACGCGCGAGGAGTTGGACGCGATGACCGAGGAGGAGCCGGCGCTCGAAACCTACGACCACTACTTCGACGACGTGTTACGGATGAAACCGCACACCCGGTCGGCGGAGATCGAGGCGCTGCTCGCCGACCTCGGCGAGGTGACGGGCGCGGCCAGCGAGGTCTACGGGATGCTCACGAACGCCGACATGGAGTTCCCGACCGTCGAGGATCCGGACGGGGAAGCCGTCGAGATCTCGCTGAGCAACTTCACGAAGCTCCAGAAACGGCCCGACCGCGCCTTCCGACGGGAAGTCTACGAACAGTTCTACGACGAGTGGGAGGAGGTACGCAACGCGGTCGGGGCGGCCCACCGCAACAGCGTCAAGGCCGACGTGAAGCTCGCCGACGCTAGAGACTACGACACCGCACGCGAGGCCGGCCTCGACGGCGCGAACATTCCCGTGGAAGTGTACGATACGCTGGTCGACACCGTGCGGGGGAACCTCGACGTCCTCAATCGCCACGCCGACCTCAAGCGCGAGCGCCTCGGCGTGGAGGAGTTGCGGATGTGGGACCTCTACATGCCGATGGTCGATTCCGAGAGTCCCGACGTGTCCTACGAGGATGCCAAAGAGCACGTCACGGCGGCGGTCGCGCCGCTGGGTGAGGAGTACCAAGAACAGCTCGCCGAGGGACTCGATTCACGGTGGGTCGACGTCTACGAGAACCGGGGCAAACAGTCAGGGGCCTATTCGGGCGGAACCTACGACTCGCAGCCGTACATCCTGATGAACTACCAGGACGACATCGCCTCGATGTACACGCTCGCCCACGAACTCGGCCATTCCCTGCATTCGGAGCTGGCGAGCGAGGCCCAGCCCTACGTCTACGGCGACTACGAGATCTTCGTCGCCGAGATCGCTTCGACGGTGAACGAAGCGCTACTGACCCAGCACCTGCTCGACACCGTGGAAGACGAGTCCTTCCGCCGCCACGTCCTGAACGAGTATCTCGAACGGTTCCGCGCGACGCTCGTCCGCCAGACGATGTTCGCCGAGTTCGAGATGGAGACCCACGACCTCGCCGAGGAAGGCGAGGCGCTCACGCCCGACCGCCTCGACGACATCTATGGCGGTCTCAAATCTGATTATTACCGAGATGCGGCGGTCGACGACCGCATCGCCCGCGAGTGGATGCGAATCCCCCACTTCTATCGGCCGTTTTACGTCTATCAGTACGCGACCGGCATCTCGGCGGCGGTCGCACTCGCCGAGCGCATCCGCGCCGAGG